A genome region from Nocardiopsis exhalans includes the following:
- a CDS encoding catalase, whose amino-acid sequence MTDREQDAKERLLEQDRTDSRGPLTTDTGVRVEDTDNSLSVGERGPTLLEDFHAREKITHFDHERIPERVVHARGAGAYGHFTPYEDLSDLTAAHFLSGPDVTTPVFVRFSTVAGSRGSADTVRDVRGFAVKFYTEQGNYDLVGNNMPVFFIQDGIKFPDFVHAVKPEPHNEIPQAQSAHDTLWDFVGLQPETTHMIMWLMSDRAIPRSYRTMQGFGVHTFRFVNTQGRGTFVKFHWKPLLGTHSLVWDEAQRIQGKDPDFNRRDLWESIERGQYPEWELGVQLVPEENEHDFDFDLLDATKIIPEEQVPVRPVGRLVLDRNPDNFFAETEQVAFHTANVVPGIDFTNDPLLQARNFSYLDTQLLRLGGSNFQQIPVNRPVSEVSNNQRDGFAQHRVHRGQTSYFPNSLGGGCPALADEGVYRHYTEKVEGAKIRKRAESFKDHYSQARLFLNSLADWEREHLVAAFRFELGKCEELAVRQRAVANLAHVDHGLAVEVAEGLGVEPPEDPGGARHTDTSPALSQANTAFGDLTGRQVAVLVDHGVDGADVEALRESLVAEGAVVEALAPLDGSVRTREGGVVPVDRSYTTVSSVLYDAVAVPGGGDAAASLARDGQARHFVLEAYKHAKAIAAVGAGAALLAGPGLPESLGQPSMDTETAHGVVRAPAADEGLVREFARLIGAHRDWTRSTEAVSA is encoded by the coding sequence ATGACCGACAGAGAGCAGGACGCCAAGGAGCGGCTCCTGGAACAGGACCGCACCGACTCCCGAGGCCCGCTGACCACCGACACCGGAGTCAGGGTGGAGGACACCGACAACTCCCTGAGCGTGGGCGAACGCGGGCCCACGCTCCTGGAGGACTTCCACGCGCGGGAGAAGATCACCCACTTCGACCACGAGCGCATCCCCGAACGGGTCGTGCACGCCAGGGGCGCGGGGGCCTACGGCCACTTCACCCCCTACGAGGACCTCTCCGACCTGACCGCGGCCCACTTCCTCAGCGGGCCCGACGTCACCACTCCGGTCTTCGTCCGCTTCTCCACCGTGGCAGGGTCCCGGGGCTCGGCGGACACGGTCCGCGACGTGCGCGGCTTCGCGGTCAAGTTCTACACCGAGCAGGGCAACTACGACCTGGTCGGCAATAACATGCCCGTCTTCTTCATCCAGGACGGCATCAAGTTCCCGGACTTCGTGCACGCGGTCAAACCGGAGCCGCACAACGAGATCCCGCAGGCCCAGTCGGCACACGACACGCTGTGGGACTTCGTCGGTCTGCAACCGGAGACCACCCACATGATCATGTGGCTGATGTCGGACCGGGCCATCCCGCGCAGCTACCGCACCATGCAGGGCTTCGGCGTGCACACCTTCCGTTTCGTCAACACCCAGGGGCGGGGGACCTTCGTCAAGTTCCACTGGAAGCCGCTCCTGGGCACGCATTCGCTGGTGTGGGATGAGGCCCAGCGCATCCAGGGCAAGGACCCCGACTTCAACCGGCGTGACCTGTGGGAGTCCATCGAACGCGGCCAGTACCCCGAGTGGGAGCTGGGAGTGCAGCTCGTTCCGGAGGAGAACGAGCACGACTTCGACTTCGACCTGCTGGACGCCACCAAGATCATCCCCGAGGAGCAGGTCCCGGTGCGCCCCGTCGGGAGGCTCGTGTTGGACCGCAACCCGGACAACTTCTTCGCCGAGACCGAACAGGTGGCCTTCCACACCGCGAACGTGGTCCCGGGGATCGACTTCACCAACGACCCGCTGCTCCAGGCCCGCAACTTCTCCTACCTGGACACCCAACTCCTGCGCCTGGGCGGATCCAACTTCCAGCAGATCCCGGTCAACCGCCCCGTCAGCGAGGTGAGCAACAACCAGCGCGACGGGTTCGCCCAGCACCGGGTGCACCGCGGTCAGACCTCCTACTTCCCGAACTCCCTGGGTGGTGGCTGCCCTGCCCTGGCCGACGAAGGGGTGTACCGGCACTACACGGAGAAAGTCGAGGGAGCCAAGATCCGCAAGCGGGCGGAGAGCTTCAAGGACCACTACTCCCAGGCCCGGCTGTTCCTGAACAGCCTCGCCGACTGGGAGCGCGAGCACCTGGTGGCCGCCTTCCGCTTCGAGCTGGGCAAGTGCGAGGAACTCGCGGTGCGCCAGCGGGCGGTGGCCAACCTGGCCCACGTCGACCACGGCCTGGCCGTCGAGGTCGCCGAGGGTCTGGGTGTGGAGCCGCCCGAGGACCCCGGGGGCGCCCGCCACACCGACACCTCACCCGCGCTCAGCCAGGCCAACACCGCGTTCGGGGACCTCACCGGACGCCAGGTCGCGGTGCTGGTCGACCACGGTGTGGACGGCGCGGACGTCGAGGCCCTTCGGGAGTCCCTGGTGGCCGAGGGCGCCGTGGTGGAGGCGCTCGCCCCGCTGGACGGCTCGGTGCGGACCAGGGAGGGCGGCGTCGTGCCGGTGGACCGTTCCTACACGACCGTCTCCTCGGTCCTCTACGACGCCGTGGCCGTTCCCGGAGGTGGTGACGCCGCGGCCTCGCTGGCCCGGGACGGCCAGGCCCGGCACTTCGTGCTGGAAGCCTACAAACACGCCAAGGCCATCGCCGCAGTCGGCGCGGGGGCCGCTCTGCTCGCCGGTCCGGGGCTGCCCGAGTCCCTGGGCCAGCCGTCCATGGACACGGAGACCGCCCACGGCGTGGTCCGGGCCCCGGCAGCGGACGAGGGCCTGGTCCGGGAGTTCGCCCGCCTGATCGGAGCGCACCGTGACTGGACCCGGTCGACCGAGGCGGTCTCGGCCTGA
- a CDS encoding alcohol dehydrogenase catalytic domain-containing protein, which produces MRAVVWNGTRDVRTENVPDPRVERPDDAVIRVTSSGLCGSDLHLYEVLGPFMSPGDVLGHEPLGVVEEVGAEVASLAPGERVVIPFQISCGHCAMCGSGLQTQCENTRAEGQGTGASIYGYSSLYGSVPGAQAEYLRVPRADDNAIPVSGQGPDDRFVFLSDVLPTAWQAVRYADVPRGGSVAVLGLGPIGEMCCRVAQHLGAGRVFAVDPVAERRARAASRGVEVFDSAEGTDDLTEQIRDRTDGRGPDAVIDAVGMEAEGHGSARFAQRMASFMPKGAAAKVMETAGVDRLSAFRTAIDLVRRGGTISLIGVYGGMADPLPMLTLFDKQIQLRMGQANVRHWAPEILPLLDDDDVLGVDGFATHHVSLDEAPQAYQNFQDKSDGTFKVLFRP; this is translated from the coding sequence GTGAGAGCAGTGGTGTGGAACGGCACACGCGACGTCAGGACCGAGAACGTACCCGACCCGCGCGTCGAACGGCCCGACGACGCCGTCATCAGGGTCACCAGCTCCGGCCTGTGCGGCTCCGACCTGCACCTGTACGAGGTCCTCGGACCGTTCATGAGCCCGGGCGACGTCCTCGGGCACGAACCGCTGGGCGTGGTCGAGGAGGTGGGAGCGGAGGTCGCCTCGCTGGCACCGGGGGAGCGGGTGGTCATCCCCTTCCAGATCTCCTGCGGGCACTGCGCCATGTGCGGGAGCGGCCTGCAGACCCAGTGCGAGAACACCCGGGCCGAGGGCCAGGGAACGGGGGCGAGCATCTACGGCTACAGCTCCCTGTACGGGTCGGTCCCCGGAGCCCAGGCCGAGTACCTGCGGGTGCCGCGCGCCGACGACAACGCCATCCCGGTCTCCGGCCAGGGGCCGGACGACCGCTTCGTCTTCCTCTCGGACGTGCTGCCCACCGCCTGGCAGGCCGTGCGGTACGCCGATGTCCCGCGGGGCGGATCCGTGGCGGTCCTGGGGCTGGGACCCATCGGTGAGATGTGCTGCCGGGTCGCCCAGCACCTGGGTGCGGGCCGGGTCTTCGCTGTCGACCCGGTGGCCGAGCGGCGCGCCCGCGCCGCCTCACGCGGGGTCGAGGTCTTCGACTCCGCCGAGGGCACCGACGACCTGACCGAGCAGATCCGGGACCGCACCGACGGGCGCGGCCCGGACGCGGTGATCGACGCCGTGGGCATGGAGGCCGAGGGCCACGGCTCCGCGAGGTTCGCGCAGCGGATGGCCTCGTTCATGCCCAAGGGCGCGGCTGCCAAGGTGATGGAGACCGCCGGAGTGGACCGCTTGAGCGCGTTCCGGACCGCGATCGACCTCGTACGCCGGGGCGGGACGATCTCGCTGATCGGCGTCTACGGCGGCATGGCCGACCCGCTGCCCATGCTCACGCTCTTCGACAAGCAGATCCAACTGCGGATGGGACAGGCCAACGTCCGCCACTGGGCGCCCGAGATCCTCCCGCTGCTCGACGATGACGACGTGCTGGGCGTGGACGGCTTCGCCACCCACCACGTGTCCCTGGACGAGGCCCCGCAGGCCTACCAGAACTTCCAGGACAAGTCGGACGGGACCTTCAAGGTCCTCTTCCGGCCCTGA
- the thpD gene encoding ectoine hydroxylase, with protein MTLVEAPIQDRYPTRVDPGTGREWIAREEPAVHPGGPQGPASAEELAAHERDGFHIQRDLLADQEVAACRDDLQAMVRDPSVLADERTVTEPGTDEVRSVFDAHLLSERIARLIRQPRVLDRARQILGSDVYVHQSRVNFMPCFRGSGFYWHSDFETWHAEDGMAGMRAVSLSIGLTENLPFNGGLMLMPGAHRTFVPCLGRTPDGNYRSSLRAQKIGVPQEEDIAELARRHGIEQFTGPSGSALWFDCNSMHGSGNNITPHPRSNIFVVFNSVENPLVEPFSAGERRPRFVAARDFTPLRA; from the coding sequence ATGACACTCGTCGAAGCCCCCATCCAGGATCGCTATCCCACACGCGTGGACCCCGGTACCGGCCGGGAGTGGATCGCACGCGAGGAGCCCGCTGTCCACCCGGGTGGCCCCCAGGGGCCCGCCTCCGCCGAGGAGCTGGCCGCGCACGAGCGCGACGGGTTCCACATCCAGCGCGACCTGCTGGCCGACCAGGAGGTGGCGGCCTGCCGGGACGACCTCCAGGCCATGGTCCGGGACCCGTCGGTGCTCGCCGACGAGCGTACGGTCACCGAACCGGGCACGGACGAGGTCCGCTCGGTGTTCGACGCCCACCTGCTGAGCGAACGGATCGCCCGCCTGATCCGGCAGCCGCGTGTGCTGGACCGGGCTCGGCAGATCCTGGGATCGGACGTGTACGTGCACCAGAGCCGGGTCAACTTCATGCCGTGCTTCCGGGGTAGCGGCTTCTACTGGCACTCGGACTTCGAGACCTGGCACGCCGAGGACGGCATGGCCGGGATGCGCGCGGTGAGCCTGTCCATCGGGCTGACCGAGAACCTGCCCTTCAACGGGGGTCTGATGCTCATGCCGGGCGCGCACCGGACGTTCGTGCCGTGCCTGGGCCGCACGCCGGACGGTAACTACCGGTCGTCCCTGCGGGCGCAGAAGATCGGCGTGCCCCAGGAGGAGGACATCGCCGAGCTGGCCCGGCGGCACGGCATCGAGCAGTTCACCGGGCCGAGCGGGTCGGCGCTGTGGTTCGACTGCAACAGCATGCACGGGTCCGGCAACAACATCACGCCCCATCCGCGCTCCAACATCTTCGTGGTGTTCAACAGCGTGGAAAACCCTCTGGTCGAGCCCTTCTCCGCCGGGGAGCGCCGACCCCGGTTCGTCGCCGCGCGCGACTTCACGCCCCTGCGTGCCTGA
- a CDS encoding CBS domain-containing protein — MVDSIAEVMNSNVHAVTPDTTIREAAQIMRDADVGDVVVSDSGQLRGILTDRDIVVRCLAGGGDPDNATVRDVCSTELVTVPRQSSVKDAVHAMRTATVRRLPVVEGDEVVGVVTMGDLAQAIDERSALADVSAAEPNR; from the coding sequence ATGGTGGACAGCATCGCCGAAGTGATGAACTCGAACGTGCACGCCGTCACCCCGGACACGACCATTCGGGAGGCCGCCCAGATCATGCGTGACGCCGACGTCGGCGACGTCGTGGTCAGCGACTCCGGCCAGCTCCGGGGCATCCTCACCGACCGCGACATCGTCGTGCGGTGTCTGGCCGGAGGAGGGGACCCGGACAACGCCACGGTGCGGGACGTCTGCAGCACCGAACTCGTGACGGTTCCCCGTCAGAGCAGCGTCAAGGACGCCGTACACGCCATGCGGACGGCGACCGTGCGCCGCCTTCCGGTCGTCGAGGGCGACGAGGTGGTAGGGGTCGTGACCATGGGCGACCTGGCCCAGGCGATCGACGAAAGGTCCGCGCTGGCCGACGTGAGTGCGGCCGAGCCCAACCGCTGA
- a CDS encoding ChaB family protein — protein sequence MPGVEELPDTLRRSPKKAQRTWIKAHDNAVKEYGEGERAHRVAFAALKRGFEKVGDRWEAKEGDGKGPSDEQAENPRAGKRPGPDRPTAGGVDANATKDHLYKRARQLDIPGRSRMTKDELVAALRKESNRRTSGSGGSR from the coding sequence ATGCCGGGAGTGGAGGAACTGCCGGACACCCTGCGCAGGTCGCCGAAGAAGGCGCAGCGCACCTGGATCAAGGCGCATGACAACGCTGTCAAGGAGTACGGGGAGGGGGAGCGAGCCCACCGGGTCGCCTTCGCCGCCCTCAAGCGCGGGTTCGAGAAGGTGGGCGACCGCTGGGAGGCCAAGGAGGGCGACGGGAAGGGACCCTCGGACGAGCAGGCCGAGAACCCGCGGGCCGGGAAACGCCCCGGGCCGGACCGGCCCACCGCGGGCGGGGTCGACGCCAACGCCACCAAGGACCACCTCTACAAGCGGGCCAGGCAGCTCGACATCCCCGGCCGCTCCCGGATGACCAAGGACGAACTGGTGGCGGCGCTACGCAAGGAGAGCAACCGCCGCACCTCCGGGAGCGGTGGCTCCCGCTGA